Proteins found in one Calypte anna isolate BGI_N300 chromosome 10, bCalAnn1_v1.p, whole genome shotgun sequence genomic segment:
- the C10H15orf61 gene encoding uncharacterized protein C15orf61 homolog yields the protein MRALRRLHEAAVGLLLLGRGTALSSRPAASEVLSQHLRQRGLPYWTSYCVKYSAVRNDQFGLSHFNWRVNGANYHILRTGCFPFIKYHCSRAAPQDLALQNAAFTALKVLNAGIPTLLYGIGSWFFVSVTETVHTSHGPVTIYFLNKEDEGAMY from the exons ATGCGGGCGCTGAGGCGGCTGCATGAAGCGGCCGTGgggcttctgctgctgggtAGGGGAACGGCGTTGTCATCCCGTCCTGCCGCTTCGGAGGTGCTGAGCCAGCACTTGCGGCAGCGCGGCTTACCCTACTGGACCTCGTACTGCGTCAAGTACAGCGCTGTCCGCAACGACCAGTTCGGGCTCTCCCACTTCAACTGGCGGGTGAACGGCGCCAACTACCACATCCTGCGCACCGGCTGCTTCCCCTTCATCAAATACCACTGCTCCCGCGCCGCCCCGCAGGACCTGGCGCTGCAGAACGCCGCATTCACCGCCCTCAAGGTCCTCAACGCGG GCATCCCAACTTTACTGTATGGAATTGGCTCCTGGTTCTTTGTCAGTGTCACAGAGACTGTTCATACGAGTCATGGCCCAGttactatttattttctaaataaagaaGATGAAGGAGCAATGTACTGA